Genomic segment of Deltaproteobacteria bacterium:
TCGGCCGGTCCCGAAGAGCGGCGCGGACCGACGCTGTTTTGGTTTTCTGTCACGGCGCGCCCGGGAGTTGATCTAGGGATGCTCGAACAACTCATCTACGAAGAAATTGCGCGCGTGCAGACCGAGCCGGTGGCCGACTGGGAGCTTGCTAAAGTTCGCATGCAGCTGCGCCGCCAACGCGCCCAGCAACGCTACAGCACGCGCGCCAGAGCGAACTCGCTGGGCCATTACGCGGTTTTTTACAACGAACCACAGTTGATCAATACCGAATACGAGAAATACAACGCGGTCACCAAGGTCGATATGCAACGTGTGGCGCGGACCTATTTTCAAGAGTCGAATCGGACTGTGGTGACGACATTGCCGAAGAGCGCTAAAGCGGGGGAGCGGTGAGGATGAAACCGATGACCTTAATCTTGAGTCGGGTTTACCCCCCTTTGAAAAAGGGGAGGGGGGATTTTCTTCACACGCAGGGCAGACAAATCCCCCTCAGTCCCCCGCTTTCAAAGAGACTGTGTCGCAATTGTCATTCTGAGCCAAAGGCGAAGAATCTGCTGCATGCAACTGCGCGGAAAAGCAGATCCTTCGCTTACGCTCAGGATGACGAACCCGGGAATTTTGCGCATTGCGACACAGTTTCAAAGGGGGAAGGTCGGAAGCGATCACGAGCAGCGGTTTTTAGAAAACAAGTTGGATTATTGTTGCTAGCGTTTGCGATTCTATCCGGCAATGTGATCTCTGCCCAAGAAACCCTCGAAACACCGACGAGCAAAGTCGAACGCAAAAATCGCGCACCGGTATCGCGCGAAATCCTCCGGGTAAAATTGCCCAAGCCCCAGGAGTCGCGACTGAAAAATGGTCTTACCGTGCTGATCTTAGAGGATCATCGCGCGCCGTTTGTCACGATGCAGCTTAGTATCCGCGGCGCCGGCGCGCTGTTCGAGCCTGCCAATCGCGTTGGCCTGACCAGAGCCACAGCGCAGATGCTGCACGAGGGAACCCCGACCAAAAACAGTTTGCAAATCGCCGAAGCGATCGATCGTCTCGGCGCCTCCGTCAGCGCCGGCTCGGGTTTTGGCTCCTCTGAAACGGTCTTGAGCGCGTCGGGGCTGAGTAACAATCTCGATGCCTGGTTTGGCATCGCCGCGGATATCTTGCTGCAACCGAGTTTTCCCAACGAAGAATTAGAAAAATACAAACAGCGCGAACACGTACAGCTGCGTCAGCAGCGCACCAACGCCAACTTTCTCACCAGCGAGCGCTTCAACCGCGCGGTCTACGGCGATCACCCGGCGGCCAACGTGGCGCCGACGGCGCAATCCATCGATGCGCTGACGCGCGATGCGCTTACGCAGTGGCATCGGGAGCGCTACGCGCCGCAAAACGCTATTCTGGGCGTCGCCGGCGATGTGCGCGCCAAGGAACTATTGCCCAAGCTGGAAAAATGGCTGGCTCCTTGGAAGCGCACGGAGCTAACCACGCCATTGCCGCAAAATCCCGAACCGCTGCGCGCGCGCAAAGTCTATCTTGTCGACCGGCCCAACTCGGTGCAGACCACGGTCG
This window contains:
- a CDS encoding insulinase family protein — translated: MKPMTLILSRVYPPLKKGRGDFLHTQGRQIPLSPPLSKRLCRNCHSEPKAKNLLHATARKSRSFAYAQDDEPGNFAHCDTVSKGEGRKRSRAAVFRKQVGLLLLAFAILSGNVISAQETLETPTSKVERKNRAPVSREILRVKLPKPQESRLKNGLTVLILEDHRAPFVTMQLSIRGAGALFEPANRVGLTRATAQMLHEGTPTKNSLQIAEAIDRLGASVSAGSGFGSSETVLSASGLSNNLDAWFGIAADILLQPSFPNEELEKYKQREHVQLRQQRTNANFLTSERFNRAVYGDHPAANVAPTAQSIDALTRDALTQWHRERYAPQNAILGVAGDVRAKELLPKLEKWLAPWKRTELTTPLPQNPEPLRARKVYLVDRPNSVQTTVALGNIAIDRRSPDYIPMLVMNQIVGGGATGRLFLNLREEKGYTYGVYSDFSALRYPGPWRAGGNMRTEVTADALAEFYNEIRRIRDEKVPADELEASKRSIAARFALSLEQPATVLGLALLRKQYGFAPDYWDTYPSKILAVRAEDVQRVARKYLHPDAMQLVAVGDAGKIKAVLEKYGRVELFDSDGRALGGPAS